The sequence GTGGTGTTTCAAGGTCTTGAGAGAATTGTGATAGTCTAGAGTAATTGGTGgatctttcgattctcttatgttcttggtaatttTTCTATTTTGATCAGCAACTTTTCTATTTTGATCTGTAGAATCGGGTGTCAGTACCGACATCTGGACAAGCTATGCTGCCAGGATCATGGCTGTATCAATCATCCCATTTGTTATTGTCCAACTACCAGCAATCTTCCATACAAATTCTGGAAGACGTTTGGCAGTCTTGATTTCACTAATTGTTGCTGTTACGCTGCTAGTCTCATACTGCGTTTTCCAGGTATCTGTCACACCTTCATTTTCACCATAAATCCTAAGTTTTAGCAACCATTATCTGCCACAACGAagaatattttttaattttagctCTCATTTTTCAACCACTTTAAacgtttgcttgagtatataatAACCTACTCCTTGCATCAGTTATTGTACTTTTGTTTCTGAATAATGCTGAGtgcattttgttgtttttgtgttaGGTTAATTAGGAGTTGGCCATATATATTATGTGAACAGTGAAAAAGTGCCAAGACTAACGGAGGCTATAGTTTGGACGTGTAACAGCTTTATCCAGATAGATCTCAATGATTACATAAACATAGTAACAAGTTGGCTGTATGTGGGAAGGCCTAACCCCAAAATAACTAATTCTAGATAATATGATGTCTGAAAGTGTTTTTTTTCTAATAAAATACATCGAAACATTCAGCTTACTTACATAGAGTAGGTTAAACACAAATAAATCTAGCGAAAACGGGGGTGTCTTGGACCCATTTGAAACCTTGCAGCTTATGTATCTCGCATAGGATACTATAAGATATCCAGAAAAGAGTTGCTTCGTCAAATCTATCCTAGCTACAGAAGTAGATAGGTATAATAATAGTACTCATGATACTTTTTCTCTTCGTTGAACTTGAAACAGATATTTCAACCTTGGATTCAAGAGAGGAAAATGGCATATGCAAAGCACAAACATGTAATTGCAGGACTTTTAAAACACATGCATGGATTGGATAGGTTCCTCACAGATGATGGTGAACCTGATGAAGAAGTTATAAGAAAGTCCGTCGTTATATTAatcttccttttcatttcttttcttttctctgctTTGAATGTATAGCTTTCTTGTTTTTTGACTTACTCAAGTTTGAATAATGACAGGTTGTTTAAGACAATCGATGAAAACGGGGATGCGTATCTTTCGGATTTAGAACTAAGAGCGTTAATCATAGGAATCCGTTTTGACGAGATCGATTTAAATAAGGAGGATGCTGTTAAAAAGCTACTTAGAGACTTCGATACATCGGGTGATTCTCAGGTTGATGAGAAGGAGTTCATCGAGGGAATCTCAAAATGGCTTAAAGAAGCCAAGCGCTCTGTAACTTCTGCTAATAGTTCTACTCCTCGTGCATCTAACCTTGTAACTGCGTTTCACAGAGTAAGTTCATTGGAACCGTAGTTCAATCCTAGTTGTTACTTGATTTTAATTTTGACAACTTTGAAATGTACATACAGCAAACCAAGGAGGAACATGATCTTTTAGGAAATCAGGGTGATGAGGCCGAAGAAGGTGCTGACAAGCCCAAGTTTACTTCGTATAAAGCAGTAGGGATGTTGCTTCTAGGAACGGCTATAGCTGCGGCATTTGCAGATCCCCTTGTTGACGCTGTTGACAATTTCTCCACTGCGACAAGTATTCCTTCTTTCTTCATCTCATTTATAGCATTGCCTTTGGCCACCAACTCCAGTGAGGCAGTATCAGCGCTTATTTTTGCCAGCCGTAAGAAGCAAAGAACTGCTTCTCTGACATTTTCCGAGGTTTGTTACTCCCCCGCTCCTTATAGTTTTCAGACTAGTACAATGGATGAAGCAAAGTTGCCCAGTCATTGTATTTAAGATTTTGAACACCCGTATTCTTGTTGTCATTTTTCTCTTGGTCTACGAAGGTTTTGAATTTACTACCTAGATATCGGATGCCTTAGACTAGGTAGGATCTGAAAAAATGCAAATTCTTAAGTTCCAAACTCAATTATCTAGCACGATCTGCAAATGTTATTTGACAATATACAATACATTCTTCTTAATTGTTTACATAAGAAGCATGAAATTGTCATAACTTTAAAGTTCAGAATTTGAAGAAAAGTATAAATATATGCACTATCTAATCtcggacattattttttttggaacagATATATGGAGCTGTAACTATGAACAACATTCTCTGTCTGTCGGTGTTCTTATCGCTTGTCTATGTAAGACACTTGACATGGGATTTCTCTGCAGAAGTGTTGGTGATTCTTATTGTTTGCGTCATGATGGGTCTCTTTGGCAGCTTTCGTACCACATTTCCTCTCTGGACATGTTCAATTGCATTTTTACTATACCCATTCTCTCTGGCACTTGTTTATGTTCTGGACTATGTGTTTGGGTGGTCATAGATTCAGTCATCATCAGGTATTAACTCTTGGGGTTGTGGATATTTCTCACTGATGCTTAACtcttttttgtatattttgttctAGAGATCTGGgcctaattgttttttttttaaggaaaaatttatttatatatatatatatgttgttcCATCCATCTTTGGTTTGTACATGATGTCTGTCTAAAATGTTTTATATAGAGTGGAAACTTACCCTATTAAGAAGCCGGTAAGAATTCCAATTAAAAGAAGATAACGAGTTCAAGTTCAAGCTGGGCTGGGTATAGGCTTGCTTTTTCGCTGACTTTTCAAGTAAAATATGAGCACTCCTTACTGAAACCTAACATGATTGAAATTTTATATTGCAAGGACTAAGGGAATGGTGGTTTTAGTTGGAGATGGCTAGTTAAGCATTGGATATATCGTATCTGGTGGTACCAGAAAATCATCATATCTCAAGAATTCTGGTTTTTACTTCGCTGCTGTTCTAGCATCGGTTATTATAAAGCATGAGCCCTTTGGTTGGAAAGCTCAAAATCTGTCGGACTAATCCACAAGGACACATATTTTAGTTTGGGGAAGATGATTTTTACGCCTTCACCAAAAGTTTCACCCTTACTTGAACGGGATCTATCCCACAGACTTGTACCTTTGTATCTCGAGTTATAAGGAGACATGAGCTGAAAAGTCTGGTCGATGAATTATATGACCACGGGATTAGAGCTAAATGCTTAAGAACGGTGGCCTAAACTTAAGTTGTATCTTCCGCAAGCAATCGGTCTTcaaatttgtttgtttttgtctTTTCCCTATGCTATGATCACTTTCTTTGAGAAGAACTTATTGTTACATGCGTACTGAAATCTGAACTATTCAGTAAAACATAACAGGTTACAGGATATACATTTTGGTATGCAAGTTATGGCGAGTTTAATTCAATATGTCCCTGGTTTGAGAAATGGCAATTTGCACAAGGTGCTTTTTAAGTCGTAAGCACCTTTTAAATTACACTAGTATGTCAATTTAGACTTTAGACACTCCATCCAAGTGATTCTTAGCCAGTGACATAATGAGACGTATAATCATATCAAGCTCGATCCATGTGATATGTTTAGGACTATACGTGAATAACTGAAAGAATTATGGGAGTATCAGTTTTCTCTTGGTTATTCTGGCTAGGCATCATTATACTGTAAGAAAACAAAACCTTTGAGAAGAACTCCTGCCTTTCTATACATTGTACTTTCTGaaattgccaacaaaaaaatCAGCAAAATACTAGGTGAAGAATTCTTGGATTTGCTAGCCTAACTCGGTGTACGTTCTGTATACTTGATCAAAAGAAAAAGACTCATTTTACATAAACGAGCAAGATTAGAACCGAATTTCATCACCACTTGGccaacttttctttttcttcctggCTTCAAACTTCCAACTTTAAGCACTAACAGAAACTCTATATCCACGatgaaagcaaaagaaaaaaggaaaaaagtttTTTATATCATCATTGATGAACAAATGTTTTTCGTATACGTATGTATACCATACATAATACACGTTTCATGTGCGTATGGCGTATCTACAGTTTCTTCTTCACAAAATGTTAATTAAAATCCACTTCAAATTCAACAGGGATTACATCTAATTACCTCACATGAACCGAACCACCGTATTGCTGTTAGAAGTTTACAAGTCATCACCTAGCTGACAATCACCACTGCAGACGGTTGGCCTGCTTGGACATCAACACCAGCAGAATTGGTTGTTCTTCCAGGGTCAGCTTCAGTTCGACATATGGGGCATGTAGAATGGGATATCAACCATGCATCTATACATTTCGCATGAAAAACATGGTTGCAATTAGGTAGAATTCTagctatttcttcttcttcctcttctaaaCTAACCAAGCAAACTGCACATTCGATACAGCTCGAGTTGTCATCAGTTTGTTTATGAACGTATATCGGCAGAGACGCAATCGTTGATGGTTGAAGTCCCGACTTTGGTGGTACTGGATTGTCTGAGTACGGGTTCCCCGTTATGTCACCAAGTTGGATATGCTGCTGAGCTCGAGCTTGACGTCTAACAACAAATTTGATGTAAAGATAGATGACAAGGACTAGAattgaaacaacaaacaacaagATCATCGCTGTGAGCAGAATCGCGTTGATGATTTTGAATTGGATTTCATTATTGTCTCTCCTGTAATTCATGTTGGTGATGGAAATCAAGAACAAACAATCTTCtttgtgttttcttcttcttcttcctccccctCCTCCTTTCTTCTTGGGAAATTTGGTGCTCTGGTTTGCTCATTGTGGTTCGGACTTACTTATTAATTAGAAGTCATTgacttaattaaattaaaaaaaaaactagtaaaATTCTTGAAAGATTTATTAGCTCATTATAGTTTGTTCACTGTGGTCCTTCCTTATTGTAAACAAATGACTCCTTCAACACAAGGTTGGAACAACGGTAACAGGCGTGATCGTAATAACGCCTTTTGACAGATTTTGAACTAAAAACAGGTTATTAAGGGGAAAAGGATGCATTTTTTAGCCGTTTTTTTTAATGAATTACAGGCGTTACAACGgttaaatcaaaaataaataaataaaagatgatTCGAGAGTCTGGAAGTTTTTAGGGAGCGGTTCGATTCTTTATTCA comes from Papaver somniferum cultivar HN1 chromosome 7, ASM357369v1, whole genome shotgun sequence and encodes:
- the LOC113297064 gene encoding sodium/calcium exchanger NCL-like, translated to MAENTKSLFFFLSTLLLLAGQTQGRIISKISSPTSFSESGLVSNGIDNVEKQDSYITLNTLVSSSSSESPPLTNNSKVEETCEQTYGFLPCTTTAMGNLFLILVYGYLMFTAASFLSNGSELLLEILGPGIIGGLFLPVLGALPDALLILVSGLSGSTEVAQSQVLVGMGLLAGSTVMLLTVLWGSCVIIGKCDIEDSRAKDSKDTRGLSLTESGVSTDIWTSYAARIMAVSIIPFVIVQLPAIFHTNSGRRLAVLISLIVAVTLLVSYCVFQIFQPWIQERKMAYAKHKHVIAGLLKHMHGLDRFLTDDGEPDEEVIRKLFKTIDENGDAYLSDLELRALIIGIRFDEIDLNKEDAVKKLLRDFDTSGDSQVDEKEFIEGISKWLKEAKRSVTSANSSTPRASNLVTAFHRQTKEEHDLLGNQGDEAEEGADKPKFTSYKAVGMLLLGTAIAAAFADPLVDAVDNFSTATSIPSFFISFIALPLATNSSEAVSALIFASRKKQRTASLTFSEIYGAVTMNNILCLSVFLSLVYVRHLTWDFSAEVLVILIVCVMMGLFGSFRTTFPLWTCSIAFLLYPFSLALVYVLDYVFGWS